From the genome of Vicia villosa cultivar HV-30 ecotype Madison, WI linkage group LG2, Vvil1.0, whole genome shotgun sequence, one region includes:
- the LOC131650496 gene encoding uncharacterized protein LOC131650496, whose protein sequence is MEKPPTLDPYDETTDPDDHIKNIEAVMEYHVVHESIKCHIFPTTLRKGAMTWYRNLPPNSIQSWAELKELFLSHFTASRRQPKSEANLEAVIQGTNEPLRDYLDRFNKEADQVQTTDYMKRYLLERGLLPESEFKKAIKIEKVHSMNAILKRAQAFIAFEEGEAAAIKASRGNDARSSSQDYSISRRGHEKRKDDRSHDAKERRGPAGRFSNYPPLNASREKILAECKSTDFKKSNIRPPKSNQTRSGADKSKYCKYHKSHGHLTEDCIHLKDAIETLIKEGRLSKYTKKGDPSRRDESPNSDKDNSLDGGPLQVALSVTRPEDFIPSVGVMSVLSTWEGFPAAIVISNGGDPDSLTISSVNVIPQNFPSYNQSKGSSLHFQ, encoded by the coding sequence ATGGAAAAGCCCCCGACCTTGGATCCATACGACGAAACTACTGACCCCGACGATCACATTAAGAACATTGAAGCCGTCATGGAGTATCACGTCGTCCACGAGTCCATCAAATGTCATATCTTCCCGACCACACTCAGGAAAGGAGCGATGACCTGGTACAGGAATCTCCCTCCCAACTCCATCCAGTCCTGGGCCGAACTcaaggaactcttcttgagccatttCACTGCTTCCCGTCGACAGCCGAAGTCTGAAGCAAACCTCGAGGCTGTGATCCAAGGTACCAACGAACCTCTCCGagattacctcgacaggttcaacaaagaggccgACCAAGTGCAGACGACCGACTATATGAAGAGGTACCTCCTGGAGAGAGGACTCCTCCCCGAAAGCGAATTCAAGAAGGCTATAAAGATCGAAAAGGTTCACTCCATGAACGCCATCCTCAAAAGAGCCCAAGCTTTCATTGCTTTCGAAGAAGGTGAGGCGGCTGCCATTAAAGCATCTAGGGGAAATGATGCTCGAAGCTCGAGCCAAGACTACTCGATTTCGCGCCGAGGACATGAGAAGAGGAAGGATGACAGGTCCCACGACGCGAAAGAACGCAGGGGACCAGCTGGCCGGTTCAGCAACTATCCCCCTCTGAACGCCTCACGCGAGAAAATCCTAGCCGAGTGCAAGAGCACCGACTTCaagaaatccaacatcaggcccccaaaatcaaatcaaaccagGTCGGGGGCCGACAAatccaaatactgcaagtatcACAAGAGCCACGGGCACCTGACCGAGGACtgcatacatctcaaagatgccatcgaGACGCTGATCAAAGAAGGCCGCCTTTCGAAATACACAAAGAAAGGAGACCCGTCCAGAAGAGACGAATCACCGAACTCTGACAAGGATAACTCACTAGATGGTGGGCCACTGCAAGTAGCTCTGTCCGTTACCCGACCAGAGGACTTCATACCCTCGGTCGGAGTAATGTCTGTCCTCAGCACCTGGGAGGGGTTCCCAGCCGCGATAGTGATATCTAATGGCGGAGATCCCGACTCCCTCACGATCAGCTCGgtgaatgtcataccccaaaattttccctcctataATCAATCAAAAGGTTCCTCACTTCATTTCCAATAA